A DNA window from Phycisphaerales bacterium AB-hyl4 contains the following coding sequences:
- the rplW gene encoding 50S ribosomal protein L23, with protein sequence MEPTQIIKKPLITEKSTWESERHNRYAFLVDRRATKTQIRSAIQSIYSVRVAKVKTQTRKGQYFRTRFGPGKTTDWKRASVQLHEDDRIELF encoded by the coding sequence ATGGAACCGACACAGATCATCAAAAAGCCGTTGATCACGGAAAAGAGCACCTGGGAGTCGGAGCGGCACAACCGCTACGCGTTCTTGGTGGACCGCCGTGCGACGAAGACGCAGATTCGCAGCGCCATCCAGAGCATCTACAGCGTGCGGGTGGCGAAGGTGAAGACGCAAACCCGCAAGGGGCAGTACTTCCGCACCCGCTTCGGCCCGGGCAAGACCACGGACTGGAAGCGAGCGAGCGTGCAGTTGCACGAGGATGACCGTATCGAACTGTTTTGA
- the rplB gene encoding 50S ribosomal protein L2, with product MPIRKYKPTSAGRRDATVNLHAEVTKKKPEKSLLRQKSKTGGRNHHGRITQQGRGGGAKQRYRVIDFRRNKDGVEAKVIGIEYDPNRTCHIALLEYADGEKRYILAPVGLTDGETVMSSVTPVEPKVGNAMPLRSIPAGLNVHNIEMVPGKGGQMCRSAGTYARLTNKEGRWGTLVFPSGEVRQISLDCRATIGQVGNLSHAGVVLGKAGRNRHKGRRPMVRGVAKSHHSHPMGGGEGRSKGNRPPASKTGVLSKGGRTRKHGKNSNKRIIRRRVSKRYGQLRLK from the coding sequence ATGCCGATTCGCAAATACAAGCCAACGAGTGCCGGTCGTCGCGACGCGACGGTCAACCTGCACGCCGAGGTGACCAAGAAGAAGCCCGAGAAGTCGCTGCTTCGTCAGAAGTCAAAGACCGGCGGGCGCAATCACCACGGCCGAATCACGCAGCAGGGCCGTGGCGGAGGCGCAAAGCAGCGCTACCGTGTGATCGACTTCCGTCGCAACAAGGACGGCGTCGAAGCGAAGGTGATCGGGATCGAATACGATCCGAACCGCACCTGCCACATCGCGCTACTCGAGTATGCCGACGGCGAGAAGCGTTACATCCTCGCTCCGGTGGGGCTGACGGATGGCGAAACGGTGATGAGCTCGGTCACGCCGGTCGAGCCGAAGGTCGGCAACGCGATGCCGCTGCGTTCGATCCCCGCGGGTCTGAACGTGCACAACATCGAAATGGTGCCGGGTAAGGGCGGCCAGATGTGCCGCTCAGCCGGGACGTATGCTCGCCTGACCAATAAGGAAGGGCGATGGGGCACGTTGGTGTTCCCGTCCGGCGAAGTGCGTCAGATTTCGCTCGACTGCCGGGCGACGATCGGCCAGGTGGGCAACCTTTCCCATGCGGGTGTGGTGCTCGGCAAGGCTGGTCGCAATCGGCACAAAGGTCGACGCCCCATGGTGCGTGGTGTCGCCAAGAGCCATCACTCTCACCCGATGGGTGGTGGTGAAGGTCGCTCGAAGGGCAACCGCCCGCCGGCGTCGAAGACCGGCGTGCTGTCCAAGGGCGGTCGAACGCGTAAGCATGGCAAGAACTCGAACAAGCGCATCATCCGTCGCCGGGTGAGCAAGCGTTACGGTCAACTGCGACTTAAGTAA